The Poseidonibacter lekithochrous region ACTTTTGAATATTCCTAGAATGGTAAATATTATTCCATATCCTAATCCAATGGCAAATAAAAGTACTGGTGCTAAATATGATAATTCATAGTATTGTAGACTAATAGCCATCCAGTAAAACCATAAATTAGCTGTTAAAAAACCTGCTAAAAATAGAGAAGTTCTTGGAATTACTAATAAAGCATAAATTGCAAGTATTCCTAAAATAGTGTTTAAAAGTTTGTATTGGATATCAAAATAGCTTAAGTATATAAAAGCACTCAACAATATGGCTGTAATGAAGCCTTTTATTATATAGTTTTTGTTAGAATTATCGCGTTTTACTAAAAACATACTAAACTACTTTCAAAAAGGAAATTTAATGGAAGGCTCAAGTGCAGATCTAATAAGTTCATTATTACCTCTTGTTGCATTATTTGCAATATTCTACTTCTTAATCATTAGACCACAACAAAAACAAGCGAAAACTCATAAAGAGATGGTGGCTAATCTTAAAAAAGGTGATAAGATTGTAACAAATGGCGGCTTAATCGTAGAAGTAACTAAAGTGGAAGAAGACCATTTTGTAGTTAAAAATAACGATGGTTCAGAAATGAAATTAATCAGAGAGTTTGTTGCAAAACTTTTAGAAGACTAATAATCTTTACTTTTTAAAACATGAAAATTCTTTCATGTTTTATACTTCAAATTTAAAAACCCCTTACTAAGGATTAAGATTGAAAATCTTTAATTATAGACTCGTAATATTTGCGTTAAGTATTATATTTGGTGTTGTTTTTTCAATTCCTTCATTAATGCAAACAGATAGTGGAAAAAAAATCTCATTAGGACTTGACTTACAAGGTGGATTACACATGTTACTTGGTGTAAACACGGAAGAAGCAGTTACTTCGAAGATTAAAACTATAGCTACATCAATAAAATATTTCTCAGATGATGAAGATTTATTAATAGATGGATTATCTATTGATGGAGATAGTGTTGTATTTACTGTATTAGATGGTGATGAAATTCCTAAAATGGATGAGATGTTAACTCAGATCAAAGGTTTAGACGTTTCAAAAGATGAATTATCATATAGAGTAAAATTATCAAATGAAGAAGTTGAAAGAACAAAAGACTTATCAGTATCTCAAGCAGTTGAGACTATCAGAAATAGACTTGACCAATTTGGACTTGCTGAACCTTCTGTTGTTAGACAAGGTGCTACTGATATTGCTGTTCAATTACCTGGAATCAAAACACAAGCTGAAGAAAAAGCTGCAAGAGAACTTATCTCTAAACCAGCTAACTTAGAGCTTATGGCTATTGATGAAGATAGAGCTGACCAAGTATATACATTAAGTGCTAGTGAAGCTGCTGAATATGGTGACATTATTTTAGAAGATACTAAAAATTCTGCTCAAAAATATCTAGTGAAAGAAATTCCTATTTTAAACGGAAGTCAAGTAATCGATGCACAAGTTGCATTTGATCAAGCTAACCAAGCAATTATTAACTTTACACTTAATTCAAGTGGAGCTAGAATTTTTGGTGACTTTACTGCTAAAAGTATTGGAAAAAGACTTGCTGTTGTTTTAGATGGAAAAGTATATTCTGCACCAAATATTCGTGAGAGAATCGGTGGTGGTTCTGGACAAATTTCTGGTGGATTTACTTTAGTTGAAGCTGGTAATGTTGCTATTGCTTTAAGATCAGGAGCTTTACCTGCATCTGTTAAGTTATTAGAAAAAAGATCAGTTGGACCATCACTTGGTGCTGATTCAATTAAAGCTTCTACAATTGCTTTAATTTCTGGTTTTGCTATTGTATTTATCTTTATGATTATTTACTATAGACGTGCTGGTATTATTGCTAATATTGCATTAGTTACTAACATCTTTATTATCATTTCTGTAATGGCAATGTTTGGAGCAACTTTAACTTTACCTGGTATGGCTGGTATTGTACTTACTGTAGGTATGGCAGTAGATGCAAACGTTATTATTGGTGAGAGAATTAGAGAGTTATTGAAACAAGGTGTTTCTGTAGCTAAATCTATTGAAGACGGTTATGCAAATGCTATGAGAGCAATTCTTGATGCAAATATCACTACTTTATTAGTGGCAGTGATTTTATATGCTTATGGAACTGGACCTATTAAAGGATTCGCAGTTACTATCTCTATTGGTATTTTAGCTTCTATGTTAACAGCAATTTTAGGTACTCATGGTATTTATGAAGCTTTAGCTGGAAAAATATCTAAAGATAAAGATATCAAAAAATGGTTTGGAGTTAAATAATGGAAATTTTTAAATCAAATAAAGTTTATAACTTTATGGGGAAGAGACTTCCTTTCTTAGGATTCTCTTCATTATTAGTTATTGCTTCAATCGTTCTTTTATTAACTAAAGGTGTTAATTTTGGTATTGACTTTGTTGGTGGTACAATCGTACAAGTTAAGTATGAGCAAAAAGCCCCAATTAAAGAGATTAGAGAAACTTTAAAATCAACAGAATATCATAATGCTTCTATTACTGAATTTGGTAGTGCGGATGAAGTTGTAATTAGAATTACAGGTTCTTCATCTAATATTGCTAATGATATTGGTGATGAAATGCACGTACTTCTTAAATCAACAGGTGATTTCGAAGTAAGAAGAGTTGATATTGTTGGTCCTAAAGTTGGTGGAGAGCTTAGAGAAAAAGGTCTTATGGCTTTAGGTTTATCTATGCTTGTAATCTTAGCTTATGTATCATTTAGATTCGAGTGGAGATTCGCCGTTGCTTCTATTTTAGCCTTAGCCCATGATGTTACTATTGCATTAGGTGCTATTGCATTATTTAATGTAGAAGTAAACTTAGATATCTTAGCTGCAATTCTTACAATCTTAGGATATTCACTAAACGATACAATTATTGTATTCGATAGAATTAGAGAAGGTGTGCAAACATCTAAAGAGACAGTATTAGAAAAAGTAGTAAATGAATCAGTAAGTAGAACTTTATCAAGAACTACTCTTACTTCTTTAACTACATTCTTTGTTGTTATTACTCTATTCTTATTCGGTGGAGAGATTATTCACGGATTTGCATTTACAATGCTTGTAGGTGTTATTGTAGGTACGTATTCATCTATCTTTATTGCTGCATCATTCTTAGTTCAATTAAAATTCTCAATTAATGACTTTAGAAACAAAGAAGCAGATAAGCAAAAGAGACAAAAAGAGAAAGACAAGATTAGAGCTATGTACGAGCAAGGTACAGTTTAGTATATAAACTTGTTTTTAGAAATATAGGTGAGGGTGTTTATCCCTTGCCTTTTTTTATGCCTGATTTTTAATTCTATTTATATTTTAAATTCAATATATTATTTTGTAGTGATGCTTCTACTTTTTCTTTTTAGTAAAGAAAAACTAGGAAAAAGAAAAGCGTATCGAGAGTTGTATTTTGAGGGATTTGTTTCAATCTTTGCTAAAATTTAAAAACTCGTTCGTACCTCTCTCAAACAGTTTAAATTTCTTAACGCTCATCAATCAATAAATCTTTTCCTCAAAATACAAATCGATACAGACCTCTCCTCATTTAAAACTTTCACATCATATAAAAAGCTGAAGGATAGAAGTGAGCATTTTCTAAATCACGTGAATAAAAATCTATTTAAATTCGTTAAGAAATTTGAACTGTCTGAGCGGAGCGAGTTTTCAAATTTTAGAATTTAGATATATTTTTTAGTGATTTTGAATCTCTGCTCACGATTTTTTGTTTCTTTTTTCTAAAAAAAGAATGAAGAATAACAATAAAAAAGATAAAATATAATTTGTTATTTTAATATGAAAGAAATTAAATGAAATGTAGATGTGACGTTTGTAATGAAGAATATGAAGAAAAATATTTTGATAGATATCAGAATAAATGTATTCTACATTGTGAAAAAGATGATTGGTATGAATTAGATGAAAATAAAAATAAAAATTGGGATAAGTCCAAAGGAAAAGTAAAAAAATTCTGGATACTTATTCAAAGAGAATTAAATGAATATTATAAGAGTGACTTTTATGATGATTATATTAACAATCATACTTTAATTTATGATAGGGTGATTTTTCCAATTTTTGAAAAAGATGTTCCTTATTTTGATGGTATGTATAATATTGATGAGCAAGGGACAAACTTTTATTATTTTGGAGAAATTGAGCATCAGCAAAAAAAGGAATATCGTTTAAATGATATTATAGATGATATCAATATATCATTTAATAAGTGTACTTTTTTGGATAATACACAGTTTTGGAAATACAGTTTTAAAAAAAGCCTAAAGTTTTATTCGTGTAGATTTACAGAAAAAATATTTTTACCTCAAGAATTAGATTGTGAATTAATATTGGGTAATTGTTATATACCTAATAGTTTATTTTTAAGAGAAATTAATTTTAAAAAAAAAGTAACTATTAGTTTTCCAAAAGAATTAGATTCTATCTCCATTATAGGATGTTCTTTTAATTTAGAGTTAGATATTTATATAGATAAACTGAAAAATATTTCATTAAGTTCATCAAAATTTTATTCTTAAGTGTCTCTTTTTAATCCAAATAGCAAGAATATTTTTAATTCTATTGACTTTGAATATTCTACTTTTAAAGAAGAATTAGTAATAAAAGAATTTTCAGTAGAAAAAAGTATAAATTTGATTAATACAAGTTTGAATAATACGCGTTTTATAAAAATAGACTTTCCCGTTAAAAATAGAGAAACGGCAAGAATAATAAAGAACTCTTTTGAGCAACAGAACAATATTATTGAAGCAAATAAATATTATGCTTTAGAAATGAAAGAAAGAGAAAAAGAGTTAAATCAAGATAGAAAAGAAGGCAAAAACTTATTAGAATGGTTAGTTTTTAAAGTACATGGATTAGCTTCTAATCATTCACAAGATTGGTTACTTTCATTATTTTGGATCTTATCTTTTAGTTTTGGATATGGATTTATAAATTGTATAAATGAATATTTAGATAATAAATTAGAATTTATGTTAATTGATATCTTTCTTTTTGGTGTGATTACTTTAATTTCAGCTTTTGTCGTAGAATCCAAAAGAATAAATAATTATATTCTAATTGCTATATTTTATTTGATTTATGGTTTTACTTCCAAAGATTTTAATCTTTATGATATTTCAAATAATATTAATCCATTTTCAATAATGACTGGTTGGCAAGAATTAAGTTTTTTAACTTTGTCTTATAAAATCATAATAGCATACCTAATCTACCAATTAATCATATCAATACGTCAAAATACTAGACGTAAATAATAAATTTTATTAATAAGAGATAAAAGATAATATCTCTTATTATTCTCGATATATTGGGCTTTAATCTTACTTTATATAGAATATTAAAATTATAAATTAATTAATCATAATTTTTTATGCTTGGAGTAAATATCATGGAAAACAAAATCACTTTAGAAAATACAAGTTCCTTGCGAAAGGTATTTTATTTTTTTAATAAACTTACTTCAAATCATGGAACTGATTGGTTATTAGCACTTACTTGGGTTGTAATTTTTGAGCTTATCTCATCTATTTTAGAATACTTATACCTTGATGTAGCGCAAAACTACATATATCATATTCCTGAATCTTTATTCAAAGAGTTTTTAATAGCTATTTTATTAGTAGGGTTCATTTGGTTTTCGGTAACTAGTATTGTTTTTATGCAAAGAAATCAGCTTTTTTATCTTACTTTTTATTTTATTTTAGGTTCTTACCTTGTAATAACTCACGATATTACGTTTAATTTATTAGCTCACAATATTATAAATCCATTTGAATTTGAGTTCAATCAATTTGGACTATATATAATAATTCAACTATTTATTAAAGTTATTAATACTTACTTATTATACATGACTTATATATCAATCAAAAATAAGAAAAATATCAAATAGATTTTATTACCTAAAAGCTCCAACTTTGGGGCTGAAATAAAATTTTTATCATTTTTTAGATAAAATATTAGCTTTATGAAAAAAGCAAAAACTATAAAAGGATAAAAATGGATTGGGGTAAAGTAACGTATATATTCTTTTCACTAATGTCACTAACAACTACGGCAGGGTTTCTTTATGAACCAAATGCAATAGCATTATTTATTGCAGCGGGAGTAAATGTAATTTCAACAATTTTAAAGCTCGGTGTTAAAAACTTACTCGCAGCAGAATTGCTCGCTAGTTCATTAGTAGCTGATTTACACCTAATTCCAGCATTTATGGTATTAACTTTTATGCACGACTTACCATTAGCTATCTCATTAGCAATTGGAGCAGTTGTAGCAAACGTATTCTCAATAGCACTAGCATTAATCGAAAGTGCAAAAAGTAATGATAAGGAAGATTTTTAATAATGGATTATAATTCAAAACAAGTAGAACAAAAATGGCAAAAATTTTGGAGCGAAAATAAATCATTCGAACCAAGTGATGACCAAAGCAAAGACAAAAAATATATCTTAAGTATGTTTCCATATCCAAGTGGTAGAATCCACATGGGACACGTTAGAAACTACTGTCTAGGTGATGCTTTTGCTAGATTCTTTAGAAAAGCCGATTTTAATGTTCTTCACCCAATTGGTTGGGATAGTTTCGGTATGCCAGCAGAAAATGCTGCTATCAAACATAAGTTACATCCAAAGAAATGGACTTATGAAAATATTGATTATATGAAAGATGAGCTAAGTGCTTTAGGTCTTTCATTTTCAGAAACTAGAGAATTCGCAACTTCTGATGAATTATATACAAAGTGGGAACAAGAGTTCATTATTAAAATGTACGAAGCAGGACTTTTATATAGAAAATCAACTACTGTAAATTGGTGTGAACCTTGTCATACAGTACTTGCAAATGAGCAAGTTGAAGAGGGTTGTTGTTGGAGATGTGATACTCCAGTTGAGCAAAAAGAGATGCCAGGATATTATATTGGTATTACTAAATATGCTCAAGAATTACTTGATGATTTAAAATCTTTAGAGGGTGAATGGCCATCTCAAGTATTAACAATGCAAGAAAATTGGATTGGTAGAAGTGAAGGTTTAGAGTTTAAATTTGAATTATCAAAAGATTCGAAATATAAACTTGACAGACATTTCACAAAATACGAAGTATTTACAACAAGACCAGATACAATTTATGGAGTTTCTTATTCAGCATTAGCACCAGAGCATCCAATTGTAAAATATATTGTTGATAACAAACTTTTACCAGATAATAAAATCAAAGCTATCAAAGATATGCAAAAAGTATCTGAGAGAGATAGAGCTACTCAAGATAAAGAGGGTGTATCTTTAGAAATCGATGTTATGCATCCATTAACTGGTGAAAAAATTCCAGTATGGGTTGCTAACTTTGTATTAGCATCTTACGGTGGTGGTGCAGTAATGGCTGTACCAGCTCACGATCAAAGAGACTTTGAATTTGCTACTCAATACGGTTTAAATATTAAACAAGTTATTAATACTCCTGAAGGAGAAATGACTAATCCTACTGAAGCTTATACAGGTGAAGGTGAATTAATCAACTCTGAGAGTTTTACTGGACTTAAAAATACAAAAGCTAAAAAAGCTATTATTTACCACTTTGAGCAAAACTCAATTGGTGCAAAACAAGTAAACTTCAAACTAAGAGATTGGGGAGTTTCAAGACAAAGATATTGGGGAGCACCTCTTCCTTTCGTACATTGTGATGATTGTGGATTAGTTCCTGAAAAATCTGAGAACTTACCAATTGCATTACCTGAAGATGTTGAGATTACAGGTGAGGGTAACCCACTAGATACTCATGAATCTTGGAATAAATGTGCTTGTCCTAAATGTGGTAAACCAGCAAGAAGAGAAACTGATACTTTAGATACATTTGTACAATCTTCTTGGTATTTCCTAAGATATGCTACAAATCCTAAAAAATGGAATACTGAAGGTATTTCAAAAGCAGATACTGATTACTGGATGGATGTTGATCAATATATTGGTGGAATTGAACATGCAATTTTACACCTTTTATATGCAAGATTCTTCACAAAAGTATTAAATGATTTAGGTTACACTAATTCAAGAGAACCATTCAAAAGATTACTTACTCAAGGTATGGTACTTAAAGATGGTGCAAAAATGTCTAAATCTAAAGGGAACGTAGTTGATCCTGATTTAATTGTAGAAAAATATGGTGCTGATACAGCTAGAATGTTTATTCTATTTGCTGCGCCTCCTACAAAAGAATTAGAGTGGAATGACTCGGCTGTTGAAGGTTCATTTAAATTCATTAAAAAGTTCTATGAAAGAGCTGAGAATGTTACTAAAGCTGGTGTTGATACATTTAAAGATATTGACCACTCATCTTTAGACAAAGCTGAAAAAGAAGCTAGAAGAAAAGTTTATGAAGCATTACAAAAATCAAATGATGTATTCAATAAAACTTACGCTTTTAATACATTAATTGCATCATCTATGGAAGCTATGAATGCACTTCAAGCTCAAAAAAATGAAGCTGTATGGGCAGAAGGTTATTATATTTTAACTAATATTTTAGAGCCTGTTATTCCTCATGCTTGTTGGGATTTAGCAAATGGATTATTTGGAAGAGAAAACTTTGATTCTTCAATTGAAGTAAAAGAAGAAGTATTCCAATTAGATTCAGTTCTTATAGCTATTACTATTAATGGTAAAAAAAGAGGTGAAATCGAAGTAGCTCCAAGTGCTACTAAAGAAGAAATTCTTGTAGTTGCAAAAGAAAACTCTGGAAAATGGATTGATGGAAAAGAAATCATCAAAGAAATCGTTGTTCCAAATAAATTAGTAAACTTAGTGGTAAAAGGATAATAAAGATGAAAAGTATGAATGTTTTTAGAAAAGTATTATTCGTACTTTTCACTTTTGCATCTGTTTCATTAGTATTAAGTGGGTGTGGTTATAAACCATCATCTTATTATGCTAAAAAAGAGTTATCAGGAAAAGTATTTGTAAAACTTTTTGTTGATTTAAAAGACCCTAGAAATGCTGTATTAGTAAAAGATGCTTTAAACCAAGTATTAATACAAAAGTTAAATAGAAATCTAGTATTTGACGAAGATTTAGCAGATACAGTTATGAAAGTTAAAATTGACTCTGTTAATATGCAAGAATTACAATACGATAAAGATGGATATAACAAACTTTATAGAGCTTTAGTAAAAGTTGCCATTGAGTATACAAAAAAAGATGGTGATACAAAAAAAATCTCTTTAGAGGGTGAAAATAACTTCTCTATTGATGATGGTACTACAATTACTGATACTAAAAGATTTGAGGCTATTAAAAATGCCGCTGATGATGCTTTAGATGAATTCTTATCAAAAGTTGCTGTTCAATCATTTCAAGAATAGTTTAAATGACTAGGGATTTAAAAAAAGCTACACTAGTAGAGTTCTTAGAATACAAAACTTTATATTATGACAAGATAGATTTTACAATAGTAGAATCATCTTGGCAGATACTATCAAAAAAAATCAAACTACCTTATATTATTCATATTGTTGGAACTAATGGCAAAGGAAGTACAGGTAGATTCTTATCTCATTATTTAAATAAAACAAATCATAAAGTATTACATTATAGTTCACCTCATATTGTAAAGTTTAATGAAAGAATTTGGATTAATGGCTCTGATGTAAGTGATGAAACTCTTGAAGATGCACATAGATTTTTACAAGAAATTTATCCAATAGAGTTACTTCAAAAACTAACTTATTTTGAATATACAACTCTTTTAGCTATTTATCTATCAAAAGATTGCGAATATTTAGTACTAGAAGCTGGTCTTGGTGGAGAGTTTGATGCTACAAATGTAGTGCCAAGTGATTTATCATTAATTACTACTATTGATTTAGACCACCAAAGCTTTTTAGGAAATACAGTAGAAGCAATTGCTCAAACAAAAATGAGATCTGTTGATAAGAAAATGTTAGTAGGTTTCCAATTGCATGAGAGTGTAAAAGATTCAGCTTATGAAGTAAAAAGACAATTAAAAGATGAAAGAAATCTAGATATAGAAATACAAATTGTAGAAGAGTTTGAAAAGTATGAATTAAATAAAAAATTTGCTTCATATTTAAAACGAAATTTACATTTAGTAATTGCTTGTTTAGATGAATTGAAATTAAGTGTTGATTTAAGTATTTTTGATGATG contains the following coding sequences:
- the yajC gene encoding preprotein translocase subunit YajC, encoding MEGSSADLISSLLPLVALFAIFYFLIIRPQQKQAKTHKEMVANLKKGDKIVTNGGLIVEVTKVEEDHFVVKNNDGSEMKLIREFVAKLLED
- the lptE gene encoding LPS assembly lipoprotein LptE, whose product is MKSMNVFRKVLFVLFTFASVSLVLSGCGYKPSSYYAKKELSGKVFVKLFVDLKDPRNAVLVKDALNQVLIQKLNRNLVFDEDLADTVMKVKIDSVNMQELQYDKDGYNKLYRALVKVAIEYTKKDGDTKKISLEGENNFSIDDGTTITDTKRFEAIKNAADDALDEFLSKVAVQSFQE
- a CDS encoding DUF6394 family protein; amino-acid sequence: MDWGKVTYIFFSLMSLTTTAGFLYEPNAIALFIAAGVNVISTILKLGVKNLLAAELLASSLVADLHLIPAFMVLTFMHDLPLAISLAIGAVVANVFSIALALIESAKSNDKEDF
- the secF gene encoding protein translocase subunit SecF codes for the protein MEIFKSNKVYNFMGKRLPFLGFSSLLVIASIVLLLTKGVNFGIDFVGGTIVQVKYEQKAPIKEIRETLKSTEYHNASITEFGSADEVVIRITGSSSNIANDIGDEMHVLLKSTGDFEVRRVDIVGPKVGGELREKGLMALGLSMLVILAYVSFRFEWRFAVASILALAHDVTIALGAIALFNVEVNLDILAAILTILGYSLNDTIIVFDRIREGVQTSKETVLEKVVNESVSRTLSRTTLTSLTTFFVVITLFLFGGEIIHGFAFTMLVGVIVGTYSSIFIAASFLVQLKFSINDFRNKEADKQKRQKEKDKIRAMYEQGTV
- a CDS encoding Mur ligase family protein, yielding MTRDLKKATLVEFLEYKTLYYDKIDFTIVESSWQILSKKIKLPYIIHIVGTNGKGSTGRFLSHYLNKTNHKVLHYSSPHIVKFNERIWINGSDVSDETLEDAHRFLQEIYPIELLQKLTYFEYTTLLAIYLSKDCEYLVLEAGLGGEFDATNVVPSDLSLITTIDLDHQSFLGNTVEAIAQTKMRSVDKKMLVGFQLHESVKDSAYEVKRQLKDERNLDIEIQIVEEFEKYELNKKFASYLKRNLHLVIACLDELKLSVDLSIFDDVDLFGRCQKIADNITIDVGHNPLAAKVLLKEFENKKITLIYNSYADKDYEEVLKILKPIINKIIIIDINDNRMVDKNNLLKIIKELNIINEPVINIDENEEYLVFGSFLVVEKFLALIGFNEK
- the leuS gene encoding leucine--tRNA ligase — its product is MDYNSKQVEQKWQKFWSENKSFEPSDDQSKDKKYILSMFPYPSGRIHMGHVRNYCLGDAFARFFRKADFNVLHPIGWDSFGMPAENAAIKHKLHPKKWTYENIDYMKDELSALGLSFSETREFATSDELYTKWEQEFIIKMYEAGLLYRKSTTVNWCEPCHTVLANEQVEEGCCWRCDTPVEQKEMPGYYIGITKYAQELLDDLKSLEGEWPSQVLTMQENWIGRSEGLEFKFELSKDSKYKLDRHFTKYEVFTTRPDTIYGVSYSALAPEHPIVKYIVDNKLLPDNKIKAIKDMQKVSERDRATQDKEGVSLEIDVMHPLTGEKIPVWVANFVLASYGGGAVMAVPAHDQRDFEFATQYGLNIKQVINTPEGEMTNPTEAYTGEGELINSESFTGLKNTKAKKAIIYHFEQNSIGAKQVNFKLRDWGVSRQRYWGAPLPFVHCDDCGLVPEKSENLPIALPEDVEITGEGNPLDTHESWNKCACPKCGKPARRETDTLDTFVQSSWYFLRYATNPKKWNTEGISKADTDYWMDVDQYIGGIEHAILHLLYARFFTKVLNDLGYTNSREPFKRLLTQGMVLKDGAKMSKSKGNVVDPDLIVEKYGADTARMFILFAAPPTKELEWNDSAVEGSFKFIKKFYERAENVTKAGVDTFKDIDHSSLDKAEKEARRKVYEALQKSNDVFNKTYAFNTLIASSMEAMNALQAQKNEAVWAEGYYILTNILEPVIPHACWDLANGLFGRENFDSSIEVKEEVFQLDSVLIAITINGKKRGEIEVAPSATKEEILVVAKENSGKWIDGKEIIKEIVVPNKLVNLVVKG
- the secD gene encoding protein translocase subunit SecD — encoded protein: MKIFNYRLVIFALSIIFGVVFSIPSLMQTDSGKKISLGLDLQGGLHMLLGVNTEEAVTSKIKTIATSIKYFSDDEDLLIDGLSIDGDSVVFTVLDGDEIPKMDEMLTQIKGLDVSKDELSYRVKLSNEEVERTKDLSVSQAVETIRNRLDQFGLAEPSVVRQGATDIAVQLPGIKTQAEEKAARELISKPANLELMAIDEDRADQVYTLSASEAAEYGDIILEDTKNSAQKYLVKEIPILNGSQVIDAQVAFDQANQAIINFTLNSSGARIFGDFTAKSIGKRLAVVLDGKVYSAPNIRERIGGGSGQISGGFTLVEAGNVAIALRSGALPASVKLLEKRSVGPSLGADSIKASTIALISGFAIVFIFMIIYYRRAGIIANIALVTNIFIIISVMAMFGATLTLPGMAGIVLTVGMAVDANVIIGERIRELLKQGVSVAKSIEDGYANAMRAILDANITTLLVAVILYAYGTGPIKGFAVTISIGILASMLTAILGTHGIYEALAGKISKDKDIKKWFGVK